The Lichenihabitans psoromatis genome contains a region encoding:
- the ada gene encoding bifunctional DNA-binding transcriptional regulator/O6-methylguanine-DNA methyltransferase Ada — translation MSLSTAMSADTVSSTPMVSTAEDPRWHAIVRRDISQDGAFVYAVRTTGVYCRPGCPARLAKPENVTFHNTCAEAQRAGFRACLRCRPDTISPATQQLARVAEACRIIETTENLPSLKTLADAVAMSTFHFHRIFKATTGVTPSAYGRAHRAKRVRDRLSEGSASVTEVIYDAGFNSNGRFYAASDQMLGMTPTVFRAGGPDTTIHFAIGECSLGSILVAQSLKGICAILLGDDPDQLARDLQDRFPKADLMGGHRGFEAIVASVVGLVDGPATALDLPLDVRGTAFQQRVWQALRDIPVGSTASYAEIARRIGLPQAVRAVARACGANAIAVAIPCHRVVRTDGALSGYRWGVQRKRALLDKEAAATIERTDAP, via the coding sequence ATGAGCCTTTCGACCGCCATGTCAGCCGACACCGTCTCATCGACCCCGATGGTATCGACCGCCGAAGACCCGCGCTGGCACGCGATCGTTCGGCGCGACATTTCGCAGGACGGAGCCTTCGTCTACGCGGTCCGGACAACCGGCGTCTATTGCCGTCCGGGTTGCCCAGCTCGGCTCGCCAAACCCGAGAACGTGACCTTTCACAACACCTGCGCCGAGGCCCAGCGGGCGGGTTTTCGGGCCTGCCTGCGCTGTCGCCCCGACACAATCTCCCCGGCGACGCAGCAGCTTGCGCGGGTGGCCGAGGCCTGCCGCATCATCGAGACAACCGAAAACCTTCCCTCGCTCAAGACCTTGGCCGATGCCGTCGCCATGAGCACCTTCCACTTTCATCGGATCTTCAAGGCCACGACGGGCGTAACGCCGAGCGCCTATGGCCGCGCCCATCGCGCCAAGCGGGTGCGGGACCGGCTGTCTGAGGGTTCCGCCAGCGTCACCGAGGTGATCTACGATGCGGGGTTCAACTCGAACGGACGCTTTTACGCCGCGTCGGACCAGATGCTGGGCATGACCCCGACCGTCTTCCGCGCGGGAGGACCCGATACGACGATCCATTTCGCGATCGGGGAATGCTCGCTCGGCTCCATCCTGGTGGCGCAAAGCCTGAAAGGCATCTGCGCGATCTTGCTCGGGGACGATCCCGACCAGCTCGCGCGCGATTTGCAGGATCGGTTTCCGAAAGCCGACCTCATGGGCGGCCACAGAGGTTTCGAGGCGATCGTCGCATCCGTGGTGGGCTTGGTCGACGGCCCGGCGACGGCGCTGGACCTGCCGCTGGATGTGCGTGGCACAGCCTTTCAGCAGCGGGTCTGGCAGGCGTTGCGGGACATTCCGGTCGGCAGCACCGCGAGCTACGCGGAGATCGCCCGGCGCATCGGGCTTCCTCAGGCGGTCCGGGCGGTGGCGCGAGCCTGCGGTGCCAACGCAATCGCGGTGGCGATCCCCTGCCACCGCGTCGTCCGCACCGATGGCGCGCTATCGGGCTATCGATGGGGCGTGCAACGCAAGCGCGCCCTTCTCGATAAAGAAGCGGCGGCTACCATTGAGCGGACCGACGCGCCGTGA